TAATAACAAAGGATTATTAAGATTTGGCCCTGTCTGAATAAATGTGTTGCCAAGTGCAGTAAGCACTGATCGATTCTTAGTTGGAGTCGTTATGAAACCGACTATTTCAGCTGCTTTTCTGTAATATCTACCTTGTCGTTCGACTTTGTTAATTGTAGCAGCTATTGCTTGATATGTGGTGCCACCCTGTGATACAGTTATAACCGTCTTAATTACATCTGCTAAGATATCAGCTTGTGGTATTTCGTCACTCGGAATTAACATGATTAAGTGCCAATAAACAGAAATTCAGTTACCCTGTTGTTTTTATTTCCTATTTTATGATTTTGATTTCCAAAAGAATAGGTGTGATTTATTTCATGCACTATAACATTTGATTTATATCTAAGTAGCATTTCAATTAATTCTGATTTTGTAGGATAACTATTTGAAGAATATGAAATCGCAATAATTGATGTTTTGTATTTTTCAAAAAGGTGTTCAAATGCGCTATACGCTGTATCCTTTTTTGCAAAAGGAGAGTCATAGCTTTTGAATTTTTTTACTTTAGACCTTTGTTGTATTTCTATTCCATCCCAATTCTTTACAAGACCCTCGACAAAATGGTATCTGCGCACGTAATCGTTATCTGATTTTGGAGTGAAGTAAGGCGGATCAAAATATACTAGATCCGCTTCTACAAAAAGGTCTTCGGATTTCTGATTTAAAGATTCATTAACGAAGCCATTATCAAAAACCGCTTTATTAAAAATATCAATACTTTCTATAAAATGATCTTTAATAGATTTTTTCATATCTTTCCTACCATCATCGTATCTTTCACCAACAAAAGTGAATATCCCCCGCGACCTTTTTTTAAGGCATGATCTTACTAACGCAGATAAGGCTAAAGCGTGCTTATATTCGTCTTCAAGTTGGGAAATGTTTTCTCTGACCATATCAAGGAATTCATTCTCAAATTCTGAATAAAATATATCTTTGAAAGTTTCTTTTATGAAACCATTATTACTGTTGGCTTTTAACAAGAAATCTATATCATTATTATCTAATGTGTGTCCAGGGTTTTCAATAATTGCTTTAGATGTGATATAGCTGAAAGCCATAAAGTCATTCGTAATAACTCTTTTACCTTGACATTTTAGAAAATAACCAATAACATTACTTCCTCCAAACCCGTCCAGAACACTTTCGAATGGTAATGATTTTAAGTGCTCCCAAATTTCATTGATAATTTTATTCTTACTTCCCATATATCTTGTGCCGGGAAAGGAATTGAATTGATCTTCGAAAGATGGAATTTCTAATTGCATGCTCATAGTCCGCCTATTACCATTAAGTCAACACCTGTTCTTGTGTTCGGATTGCTGCTTATTAGCCGTTTAGTTTGGATAATTTCCAATTGAAAATCCTTGTATAATTCTAAAATTAAAGGATGCTCTGAGTTGGTAAGAATGACAAAACAGCCTTTTGCAACAAGATCTTTAAATACACAAGCCAACTCAATTTGATCCTTTTCATAGAAGAACTCCTTCGTATAGCGTTTGAAATCAGAATACTTTCCAACCGGTTGATAAGGAGGATCAAGAAATATAAAGTCACCTTCTTGAGCATGATTTTGTAAAACATCTTTATAATCAGAATGATAAATTTCAGTTTGCTGCAGATATATCGATGCGCTAAGAAGTGTCTCTTTGTTCAAAAAAGGTCCATTTTTTTTACCAAAGGGCACATTAAAATCTCCTTTTTTATTTACTCTAAATAGTCCGTTAAAGCAAGTTTTATTTAAATAAATCAGCCTTGCAGCTCTTTCTAAATTAGATAGCCTGCTGGTATCTAATGCTCTCGTTTTGTAATAAAAATCTTCAGTATTTTTATAGCCCTCTAAAATTTGAATAAGTTCAAAAACGTTTTCCTTTACTTGTTTATAAGTTATGATTAATTCTTCATTAAGGTCTGAAATGATCGATTTTGAATGATTTAGGCTAAAGTATATAGCGCCTCCACCAATGAATGGTTCTATATATTTATTGAATGACGGAGGGACGAATTTCTTAATATCATTGGCCATTTGAGATTTACCACCAGCCCATTTTAAAAATGGTTTTTGATCTCCAAATTCTGGAAATAATTTCTTTTGATTTAGATACGCTTTTTTTAATTGCGGCTGATATTCTACCGGAAATGCAGTATTAATCATTTAATTAATTGTTTTGATTGTCGTATATAGGTTATTTTTTCCTCTGCCACTTTAAAAATGTCGCCCACATCCTCCTCTTCTAAAAGATCATATGCAACTTTATCACTTATAAAAATAATATGTAAGTCTTTTTTACTGACGTTAAAAATACTAGTGAGTTTATCGATAAGATCATCATTAGCTTTTCGTTCGTTCCTTTCAATCTTACTAAGAGTCGATTGATCGATGTCTAATAAGGCAGCAAGCTTACGTAAAGGCATTTGATTATCCTCTCGTAATTTTCGTAATATCTCACCAAATGTCAATGTTGCTAATTTGGACATATAAACTCTTGACAGGTTTTGTCCAAATGTAAAGCTATTGCTAAATTTAATAGCAATAATTGTTAGAAAACTTTTCAACAAATACAATTTTATATACATTCCACGCTATGGCAAACTGCTTGCTTGTGGCTTTCCAATTTATTTTAAAGCTGTGAGAGTCCCGTCCGCTAATACACACATGCCATGTCCTTCT
Above is a window of Mucilaginibacter ginsenosidivorans DNA encoding:
- a CDS encoding DNA adenine methylase, with amino-acid sequence MINTAFPVEYQPQLKKAYLNQKKLFPEFGDQKPFLKWAGGKSQMANDIKKFVPPSFNKYIEPFIGGGAIYFSLNHSKSIISDLNEELIITYKQVKENVFELIQILEGYKNTEDFYYKTRALDTSRLSNLERAARLIYLNKTCFNGLFRVNKKGDFNVPFGKKNGPFLNKETLLSASIYLQQTEIYHSDYKDVLQNHAQEGDFIFLDPPYQPVGKYSDFKRYTKEFFYEKDQIELACVFKDLVAKGCFVILTNSEHPLILELYKDFQLEIIQTKRLISSNPNTRTGVDLMVIGGL
- a CDS encoding DNA adenine methylase yields the protein MGSKNKIINEIWEHLKSLPFESVLDGFGGSNVIGYFLKCQGKRVITNDFMAFSYITSKAIIENPGHTLDNNDIDFLLKANSNNGFIKETFKDIFYSEFENEFLDMVRENISQLEDEYKHALALSALVRSCLKKRSRGIFTFVGERYDDGRKDMKKSIKDHFIESIDIFNKAVFDNGFVNESLNQKSEDLFVEADLVYFDPPYFTPKSDNDYVRRYHFVEGLVKNWDGIEIQQRSKVKKFKSYDSPFAKKDTAYSAFEHLFEKYKTSIIAISYSSNSYPTKSELIEMLLRYKSNVIVHEINHTYSFGNQNHKIGNKNNRVTEFLFIGT
- a CDS encoding helix-turn-helix domain-containing protein, whose protein sequence is MSKLATLTFGEILRKLREDNQMPLRKLAALLDIDQSTLSKIERNERKANDDLIDKLTSIFNVSKKDLHIIFISDKVAYDLLEEEDVGDIFKVAEEKITYIRQSKQLIK